AAATTTCACTTAACGCAACTTCAGCGCGTTCGCTGCCACCACTAAACCACTTTATTTCTTTCATTCATTTTCACTCCTTTTTCATATGGTACTCCTCAATGCGTTCAAAGACAAGTTTCTTCAAATACGTTAAACAGTTTGATGCAAAGGGCTTTTTTTGTATTGAATTGTTATTAATGATTATTTTTTATGTATTTAAAGTCAAGTATTAATCGATATTTAAATGAATTTATAATCATTTGAATAAAATTTCATGTTATTTTTTATTGACAATAAGAAAAAGAGTTGCTATTGTTATTGAGGTAAATCGTAATTGTTTCGTTTTGTAATGTATAAAAGGTAAAACTGATTCAAATGTTATAATGTAAGTTTTTAAGGGAAGGGACTTGAAGCATGAAAAAAATTGGAATGTATTTAATGGGGATAGTTGTATTGGGGTTTTTAGCCGCTTGTGGGACAAATGCCAAGAGTGCAAAAGATACAGTTGTAACCAAGAAAGATAAATTAGAAATTATCACGACTTTTTATCCTATGTATGATTTCACGAAAAACATTGTAGGAGATGAAGCTAACGTCAAATTAATGATTCCAGCGGGTTCTGAACCCCACGACTATGAGCCATCTGCCAAAGATATGGCGACAATACATGATGCCGACGTTTTTATTTATCACAATGAAAATATGGAAACCTGGGTACCAAAAGCTAAAAAAGGTTTTGCCAAAGACCGACCAAATATTGTTGAAGGTACCAAAGACATGATTCTTTTGCCTGGAGGAGAAGAAGAACACGACCATGATCATGGAGAAGAAGGACATCATCATGAATTAGATCCTCATACGTGGGTATCGCCTTATCGTGCAATGAAAGAAGTAAAAAGCATTAAAGATCAGTTAGTAAAACTCTATCCTAAAAAAGCCAAAACTTTTGAAACTAACGCGGAAAAATATTTAGCAAAATTAACGCAGTTAAATCAGCAATATAATGCGGGTTTGAAAGATGCCAAACAAAAAAGTTTTGTTACCCAGCACGCAGCTTTTGGTTATTTAGCATTAGATTACGGCTTAAATCAAGTCGCGATTTCAGGACTTTCACCAGAACAGGAACCTTCAGCAAGTCGTTTAGGTGAATTGAAGGAATATGTGAAAGATAATGGTATCCAATATATTTATTTTGAAAAAAATGCTAATGATAAAATTGCTGAAACATTAGCGAGTGAGGCAAACGTTAAATTGGCGGTTTTAAATCCTTTAGAAAGCCTAACCAAAGAGCAGATTGCAGACGGGGAAGATTATATTTCTGTGATGAAAGAAAACCTACAAGCTTTAGAAAAAACGACAAATGTGGCAGGCAAAAATGTAAAACAAGAAATGCCACAAGACACTGCAGTAAAAACAGTTGCCAATGGTTACTTTGCAGACAGTGCAGTGAAAAATCGTAAATTAAGTGACTACACAGGTAAATGGCAGTCTGTTTATCCGTTGCTACAAGCTGGAGCTTTGGATCAAGTTTTTGATTACAAAGCAAAACAAAATAAAGATATGACTGCTGCAGAATACAAGGCATACTATGATACAGGTTATAAAACCGATGTGGAAAAGATTAATATTACCGCCAATACGATAGAGTTTGTTGTAGATGGTAAAACGTACAAGTATGAATATGTTGCCAAAGGCTATAAAATTTTAAACTATGAAAAAGGAAATCGTGGTGTACGCTTCTTATTTGAAGCAAAAGGTGACGCAGGGCGTTTTAAATACGTACAATTTAGCGATCATAATATTGCCCCACAAAAAACAGCACATTACCATATTTTCTTTGGTGGAAAAAGCCAAGAAAGTCTATTTACCCAAATGCACAACTGGCCAACCTATTATCCAGATAATCTATCCAAATACGCCATTGCTCAAGAGATGATGGCACATTAAAGGGTAGCAGCCAATAAAATTAAGCAAACGATACAAAAGTAGAATGGTAAGGGAATAAAAAAACCACCACAAAAATGAAGCGGCCTCCCGAAATCAGCTAAAAGCTAACTTTCGGGAATCGGCTACAAAATTTGTGGTGGTTTTGCATTGAAAAAATATATTTACGCAAAAATTTCTGACATTCGCGCCTGTACATCGGGATTTTCTAAGAATTCATCGTAAGTTGTCTCAGAACGGTCCACGACCCCTTTATCAGAAATGGCAATGATGCGATTTGCCAAGGTTTGAATAAATTGGTGGTCATGAGAAGCAAATAACAAAGAGCCCGTAAAGGCCATTAAGCCATCATTTAATGCGGTGATAGATTCTAAGTCTAAGTGATTGGTTGGATCGTCTAAAACCAAAACATTAGATTTAGATAGCATTAATTTTGAAAGCATACAACGAACTTTTTCTCCACCAGATAAAACATTAACTGGTTTTAAAACTTCATCCCCAGAAAATAGCATCCGGCCCAAAAAGCTCCGTAAGAAAGTATTATCGTCTTCTTCTTTTGAAGCATATTGACGCAACCAATCTAAAATTGTTAAGTTGCTAGCAAACTCACTACTGCTGTCTTTTGGCAAGTAAGATTGACTCGTTGTAACACCCCAACGAACGCTACCGGTATCTGGTGTGATTTCGCCCATAATAACTTTGAATAAGGTTGTCGTTACAATATCGTTATTGGCTACAAAAGCAACTTTATCGTCTTTATTTAGCGTAAAGCTGATATTGTCTAAAATTTTCTTGCCATCAATCGTCACACTGACATTATCAACCTGCAATAAGTCATTGCCAATTTCGCGTTCTGGTTTGAAGCCGACAAATGGGTAGCGACGGCTAGATGGTTTAATATCATCTAACGTAATTTTTTCCAACATTTTCTTTCTTGAAGTCGCTTGTTTAGATTTTGAAGCATTGGCAGAAAAACGGGCGATAAAGTCTTGTAATTCTTTGATTTGCTCTTCTTTTTTCGCGTTTTGTTGCGCTTGTAGTTTTGTTGCTAATTGGCTTGATTCCAACCAGAAATCGTAATTTCCTACATAAAGTTGGATTTTACCAAAGTCCAAATCAGCCATGTGGGTGCAGACTTTATTTAAAAAGTGGCGGTCATGGGAAACAACAATCACAGTATTTTCAAAATTAATTAAAAATTCTTCCAACCAGTTAATCGATTGAATATCTAAGCCATTGGTTGGTTCGTCTAGTAAAAGTACGTCTGGTTTACCAAATAATGCCTGTGCGAGTAAAACTTTAACTTTTTGACCGGCTGTTAATTCTTTCATTTGCAAATGATGCAAATCTTCCGGAATGTTCAACCCTTGTAGTAAGACTGCTGCTTCAGGTTCTGCTTCCCAACCATTTAATTCGGCAAATTCACCTTCTAATTCAGCGGCCTTAATACCATCTTCATCGCTGAAATCTTCTTTCATGTAAATGGCATCTTTTTCTTTCATTACATCGTATAGCCGTTTGTGTCCCATAATAACTGTTTCAATGACCGTATATTCTTCAAAATCAAAATGATTTTGCTTTAAAACCGCCATCCGTTCGTCTGGACCAAGTGAAACATTACCAGTGGATGGTTGTAATTCACCTGATAAAACTTTCAAAAAAGTGGATTTGCCAGCACCATTGGCCCCAATTAAGCCATAGCAATTTCCCGGTGTAAACTTAATATTCACATCATCAAAAAGTTTGCGGTCTGAAAAATGCAAACTTACGTCACTAACTGTAATCATAAAATAATCCTCCTAATCAATTTTACTCCCTTAAAATCAGCGGGCAAAAAAAGATGCGGCCGCATAGCTTCAAATCTTTGAAACAAGTAAACTCTTGTTCAAAATTTTAAAGGGGTCGCTGATGTTTTTAATTTTCCTACTATATATGGTAGATATTTGTGTAATCTTCTAGCATTATATAGGCGCAAGTAGGAAGTTGCAACCATATCTGGACATTTCATGCTAATTTCAAAGGTTTTATTAGGAAATGGGTGAGAATTTAATTTTAAAATAGAAAATTCAAAATAAAAAAGATAGGAAATACTAAATTTTATGATTGTCACTATTTCGCAAAAAAAGCTTAACTTTTGACCATATTTCACCTTAAGCGTAACATTATGACTGTAAGCAAAAGTGCATATTACCGCATCTTTTGGCAACGGTGAAATGGACTGACATTTAAAAGGAAGGTGAATTGTAATGGAAAAAAGAAGCTTTGATTGGGGATCATTGGTTTTAGGCATTTTATTCATTATTGTGGCATTACTATCTTTTCGTGACCCAGTTGGAAATTTAGTTGCAATTGTTATTGTTTTTGGCGTAGTGGCGATTTTGAAAGGTATTTTTGAAATATTCTTGCGGAATCGTTTTAGAGATTTGACGGGCTATAAAGCGAAAATGCCCATTTTAGTTGGGGTATTGGATATTTTAATCGGAATTTTCTTGTTGTGGAATATGAACGCCAGTGTGTTGGCATTGCCTTTTGTATTTGCCATTTGGTTTATCGTAGATTCCATTTTTGGTTTATTTGGTTTAGATGCTGCCAGAAAGTTAAATAATGGTTATTTCTGGTTTTCGCTAATTGTTAATATATTGGGAGTTATTGTTGGGTTTATGTTATTATTTAACCCGCTTTCTGCTGCGTTAACTTTAAGCTTTTTAGTTGGTTTTTACTTCATGATGTGGGGTATGACGCACATTTTAATGGCATTTCGTTAAATGTAATGAGTTTTTCTAAGTGTTAAAATAGTCGCTCTCCTGTTCTTTTTATGCTACAGTTAAATAAAAAGAACAGGAGGTTTTTTTGATGCTTGATTGGATTTTGCAGCTTGAGCCTTGGCAACAAGCCTTAACAGGAACCGCTTTTACGTATTTTATGACAGCGCTTGGGTCGGCATTGGTCTTTTTCTTTAAGGAGATTAAAAAAGATGTTTTAAATCTCATGTTGGGCTTTGCCTCAGGGGTGATGATTGCGGCAAGTTTTTGGTCACTTCTTGATCCTGCAATTGCACGGGCAGAGGAAAATGGCTCGCAATTTCCTTGGTTGGTTGTGGCGATTGGTTTTGGGGTGGGTGGTTTATTTTTATACATAGCCGATAAAACAATTCCCCATATGCACTTTGGACCAGATCATGAGCAAGAAGGATTGCCTACGCATTTGAAGCGAACCATCTTATTGGTTTTTTCGATTACACTTCATAATATTCCAGAAGGTTTAGCTGTGGGAGTTGCTTTTGGAGCAGCTGCTAGTGCAGACAATCCAACGGCGGCAGTCTTAGCTGCCATATCCGTTGCTTTGGGAATTGGGATCCAAAACTTTCCAGAAGGAGCTGCCGTGTCCATTCCGTTACGCCAAGAAGGTCTTAGTCGGACAAAAGCATTTATTTATGGTCAGGCTTCTGGGATTGTCGAACCAATTGCCGGTGTTATTGGCGCAATCTTAGTTTCAAGAATGACCGCAATTTTACCTTATGCTTTAGCTTTTGCGGCAGGGGCGATGATTTATGTGGTAGTAGAAGAACTTATTCCAGAAGCACAACAAGAAAGTTCCAGTCATCGTCATTTTGCGGTGTTTGGTACCATGTTAGGCTTTATGATTATGATGATTTTAGATGTGGCATTAGGTTAAAGTTGCAGCAAGTTAGACTAGCGAATAAAACATCAGACGACTTGTCACGTTTGTAAAAAAGAAGGTGACGAGTGGTCTGATGTTTTTTGTTTAATCGCATTTTCAGGCTAGAGGAAATCCAAATTTTAAAGAGCTAAACAAATGCAAGGTCGGCTTCGCTTTCTTACAATGAGACTACCTTTTTTGGACGTTAAGTCGAAATTTAAGAAAATTACTTGAAAAAATTTTTTCCTGTTCAAAAATAAAAGGTTGTTGAAAAAAATGTTAGTAATAGCGCCGGTTGTTGCGTTTTGCTGTAGTACCGGTTAAAAAGCGGACAATTACGATTGCAATTAACAATGGAATCCCGAAACGAAAGACGAGCGCGATTAATGAACCGGCAATTCCCAATACTAAATTCAAGATGATCCCTGCGACAAAAAGAAAACCAATAAACATTAAGATGCGCATTAACATTGAATTATTTTCCATAGTAACTCCTCCATTTATTTAAAAGCTTGCACTAGCTGCAAAAAGTAATCATAAAACCAACTTTTCCTGTTTAGAAGTAGCCAGCGCCTCTTTTTTTCTATAGATTTATCTTAGCAAGGATAACGCTTGTTTTAATCGGCCAAAAGACCGATATTTTTCTCAGACTATGTGCGGAAACTTTGAGCAACAGCATCAATTTTAAAAGGAAATTAGATTTTCGCTTTGCCTCTTTTTTTGCTATGCTACAGTTAACGAGAAATAGAAAAATACCAAAAGAAAGTAGGTTTTCTCATGGAATTAAAGCTAGGTAGTGAAAATTTTCAACGAGCAGCAAGTTGTTTTATCCGCATGAAGGTTTTTGTTTTAGAACGAAAGATTCCCTTAGCAGAAGAATTTGACGGCCTGGACACATCTGAACGAGTGTATGCGGTCATCTATGATGGAGAGCTACCTGTGGCAACTGGACGAATTGTTATTGAAGATGAAAAAACAATCCGACCGACCCGAATTGCTACTTTAAAAGAATACCGTAAGCGAAATTTAGGTGCTAAAATTATGAAGGCAATCGAAGATTATGGGGTGGAAAATGGCTACTCCCATTCTTTGGTGCATGCCGAACAAACAGCCCTTGGTTTTTATCAAAAACTGGGTTACACGATTTGCTCAGATGTCTATTATGAAGATGGTGTGTCGTGTCAATCATTAACTAAAGCATTAGGTTGAGCATAATGCCATAATGCGGCGTGTTTATGTTCAAATAAAAAAGTGGAAAAAGCAGTGCTAAGCATGCTTTTTCCACTTTTTGTTTTTATGTTTTGAACGTTTATTGGGTAAAATATTTTGCGCCAATATAAGCTGTGAAAGGGAGTGTGGCTACTGTCATCAGGCCGGCTAAAATACTGGTTAAAAACTCTGCTACAAAAGCTTTTGAATTAAGGAGTATTTCAAATGAGTAGTGCAAATCGCTAAACCAAAAAATTAACGCCAGATTATTAGCGACAAAAGCAAAGAAAAGAGTATGAATACTAGAACCCAGAATTTCTTTGACAACCTTCATACTGGATTGAAAAAGAGTTTTTGATGATATGAGTTGCCCTTGATAGCGTAACTCGTAAAGAGAACTTGCCACAGCCATGCTGGCATCAATTACAGCACCTGCCATACTCATAATGATTAAGAGGACGGTTAAGGACTGATAAGGAAGCGAGACTGCAAAATTCATCGTGGCCAGCTCGTCAATTTCTTCGGGGGTAAAACCAGCGATGGCGATATTTTTTGTCAAAAAGAAAATAAATACAGTCATCAAAATAAACGTCACGATAGAACAGAAAAAAGCCAGTTTCGTTTTTTTGTTATAGCCATTTGTATAAAATAATATAATTC
The genomic region above belongs to Enterococcus saigonensis and contains:
- a CDS encoding GNAT family N-acetyltransferase → MELKLGSENFQRAASCFIRMKVFVLERKIPLAEEFDGLDTSERVYAVIYDGELPVATGRIVIEDEKTIRPTRIATLKEYRKRNLGAKIMKAIEDYGVENGYSHSLVHAEQTALGFYQKLGYTICSDVYYEDGVSCQSLTKALG
- a CDS encoding ZIP family metal transporter, coding for MLDWILQLEPWQQALTGTAFTYFMTALGSALVFFFKEIKKDVLNLMLGFASGVMIAASFWSLLDPAIARAEENGSQFPWLVVAIGFGVGGLFLYIADKTIPHMHFGPDHEQEGLPTHLKRTILLVFSITLHNIPEGLAVGVAFGAAASADNPTAAVLAAISVALGIGIQNFPEGAAVSIPLRQEGLSRTKAFIYGQASGIVEPIAGVIGAILVSRMTAILPYALAFAAGAMIYVVVEELIPEAQQESSSHRHFAVFGTMLGFMIMMILDVALG
- a CDS encoding ABC-F family ATP-binding cassette domain-containing protein; its protein translation is MITVSDVSLHFSDRKLFDDVNIKFTPGNCYGLIGANGAGKSTFLKVLSGELQPSTGNVSLGPDERMAVLKQNHFDFEEYTVIETVIMGHKRLYDVMKEKDAIYMKEDFSDEDGIKAAELEGEFAELNGWEAEPEAAVLLQGLNIPEDLHHLQMKELTAGQKVKVLLAQALFGKPDVLLLDEPTNGLDIQSINWLEEFLINFENTVIVVSHDRHFLNKVCTHMADLDFGKIQLYVGNYDFWLESSQLATKLQAQQNAKKEEQIKELQDFIARFSANASKSKQATSRKKMLEKITLDDIKPSSRRYPFVGFKPEREIGNDLLQVDNVSVTIDGKKILDNISFTLNKDDKVAFVANNDIVTTTLFKVIMGEITPDTGSVRWGVTTSQSYLPKDSSSEFASNLTILDWLRQYASKEEDDNTFLRSFLGRMLFSGDEVLKPVNVLSGGEKVRCMLSKLMLSKSNVLVLDDPTNHLDLESITALNDGLMAFTGSLLFASHDHQFIQTLANRIIAISDKGVVDRSETTYDEFLENPDVQARMSEIFA
- a CDS encoding metal ABC transporter solute-binding protein, Zn/Mn family → MKKIGMYLMGIVVLGFLAACGTNAKSAKDTVVTKKDKLEIITTFYPMYDFTKNIVGDEANVKLMIPAGSEPHDYEPSAKDMATIHDADVFIYHNENMETWVPKAKKGFAKDRPNIVEGTKDMILLPGGEEEHDHDHGEEGHHHELDPHTWVSPYRAMKEVKSIKDQLVKLYPKKAKTFETNAEKYLAKLTQLNQQYNAGLKDAKQKSFVTQHAAFGYLALDYGLNQVAISGLSPEQEPSASRLGELKEYVKDNGIQYIYFEKNANDKIAETLASEANVKLAVLNPLESLTKEQIADGEDYISVMKENLQALEKTTNVAGKNVKQEMPQDTAVKTVANGYFADSAVKNRKLSDYTGKWQSVYPLLQAGALDQVFDYKAKQNKDMTAAEYKAYYDTGYKTDVEKINITANTIEFVVDGKTYKYEYVAKGYKILNYEKGNRGVRFLFEAKGDAGRFKYVQFSDHNIAPQKTAHYHIFFGGKSQESLFTQMHNWPTYYPDNLSKYAIAQEMMAH
- a CDS encoding HdeD family acid-resistance protein → MEKRSFDWGSLVLGILFIIVALLSFRDPVGNLVAIVIVFGVVAILKGIFEIFLRNRFRDLTGYKAKMPILVGVLDILIGIFLLWNMNASVLALPFVFAIWFIVDSIFGLFGLDAARKLNNGYFWFSLIVNILGVIVGFMLLFNPLSAALTLSFLVGFYFMMWGMTHILMAFR
- a CDS encoding YibE/F family protein, translating into MNVLLFLFFIFCLLSFLILGKPAFYLITGIFMTLVLFLVAIYFISLDFPVLPIFLVILLALTGIILFYTNGYNKKTKLAFFCSIVTFILMTVFIFFLTKNIAIAGFTPEEIDELATMNFAVSLPYQSLTVLLIIMSMAGAVIDASMAVASSLYELRYQGQLISSKTLFQSSMKVVKEILGSSIHTLFFAFVANNLALIFWFSDLHYSFEILLNSKAFVAEFLTSILAGLMTVATLPFTAYIGAKYFTQ